From one Luteipulveratus mongoliensis genomic stretch:
- a CDS encoding lysylphosphatidylglycerol synthase transmembrane domain-containing protein — translation MSVDEDASGGASKLGDDDGTSFPRVSRRTVIQAVLGLTLAIAIIAWGLPHFAESSWPQIWHHLDRVGWMVTLELFGLVALGLWLYTFTLTGSLPGLSHSKALMMNVAGSSVGNLLPGGGAAGVGVTYLFGRTWGFSRLSISTSIIVSGVWNVLARVGLPFLGIAMLSLDETALPKSVRRGALVGGIGGLIVLLAFIAMLVSEKWAGRFGVFLDKHIGHWIARLRRGPKKGQRVDMKAVLQNQRVRLASVTKTGWFPMTVGVTGFLGIYFVLFWRTMAAVGVDIPTPKLFAAYAIGRLLTAVGVTPGGLGITEAGTLTVLVAWGADKPAAAAGVLLFAIFTHIFEVPLGALGWLGWWLSPKVTPPD, via the coding sequence GTGAGCGTGGACGAGGACGCGTCCGGCGGGGCGTCCAAGCTGGGCGACGATGACGGGACGTCGTTCCCGAGGGTGAGCCGTCGTACGGTCATCCAGGCAGTCCTCGGACTGACCTTGGCGATCGCGATCATCGCGTGGGGCCTGCCGCACTTCGCCGAGTCGTCGTGGCCGCAGATCTGGCACCACCTCGACCGGGTGGGCTGGATGGTCACCCTCGAGCTGTTCGGGCTGGTGGCGCTGGGGCTGTGGCTCTACACGTTCACGCTGACGGGTTCGCTGCCCGGCCTGTCGCACAGCAAGGCGCTGATGATGAACGTCGCCGGCTCCTCCGTCGGCAACCTGCTGCCCGGTGGTGGCGCAGCGGGCGTCGGCGTGACCTACCTGTTCGGGCGCACCTGGGGCTTCTCCAGGCTGTCGATCTCGACGTCCATCATCGTCAGCGGCGTCTGGAATGTCCTCGCGCGAGTTGGCTTGCCATTCCTCGGGATTGCCATGCTCTCGCTCGACGAGACAGCTCTGCCCAAATCCGTACGCCGGGGTGCCCTGGTCGGTGGCATCGGCGGGCTGATCGTGCTGTTGGCGTTCATCGCGATGCTGGTCAGCGAGAAGTGGGCGGGCCGGTTCGGGGTCTTCCTGGACAAGCACATCGGCCACTGGATCGCGCGTCTGCGGCGAGGTCCCAAGAAGGGCCAGCGGGTCGACATGAAGGCCGTGCTGCAGAACCAGCGGGTGCGGCTGGCCAGCGTCACCAAGACCGGCTGGTTCCCGATGACGGTCGGCGTGACCGGGTTCCTCGGGATCTACTTCGTGCTCTTCTGGCGCACCATGGCGGCCGTCGGAGTCGACATCCCGACCCCCAAGCTGTTCGCTGCGTACGCCATCGGCCGGCTCCTCACCGCCGTCGGCGTCACGCCGGGCGGGCTGGGCATCACCGAGGCCGGCACGCTGACGGTGCTGGTCGCCTGGGGTGCGGACAAGCCGGCCGCGGCCGCGGGAGTGCTGCTGTTCGCGATCTTCACGCACATCTTCGAGGTGCCCCTCGGCGCGCTCGGCTGGCTCGGCTGGTGGCTCTCCCCCAAGGTCACCCCACCCGACTGA
- a CDS encoding PIG-L deacetylase family protein, with product MLHTLVAFHAHPDDEALLTSGTMARAVAEGHRVVLVVATDGELGLASEEFRGDGQLASRRLEELQASARALGVHRVEHLGYADSGMGPELYDDPPSGMRFIRAPVEEAAGRLADILREEDADVLLTYDANGGYGHRDHVRVHEVGARAAEIAQTPRVLQATVPRDLIAGAVKLVAKVYRFPADFDPTSFERSFSASSDITHRVSVRRYIGAKRASMRAHASQASADGGADRTLGMFLKIPRPAYDLIFGREWFVDPTHQGPVSDDIFEGLP from the coding sequence ATGCTGCACACGCTGGTTGCCTTCCACGCCCATCCCGACGACGAAGCCCTGCTCACGTCAGGGACCATGGCGCGCGCCGTTGCAGAGGGTCACCGAGTCGTGCTCGTGGTCGCCACGGACGGTGAGCTGGGGCTCGCCTCGGAGGAGTTTCGTGGCGACGGACAGCTGGCCTCACGCCGGTTGGAAGAGCTGCAAGCCAGCGCCCGCGCGCTCGGCGTCCACCGTGTCGAGCACCTCGGCTACGCCGACAGCGGCATGGGTCCTGAGCTGTACGACGACCCTCCGAGCGGCATGCGCTTCATCCGCGCGCCGGTCGAGGAAGCCGCAGGACGACTGGCCGACATCCTGCGTGAGGAGGACGCCGACGTGCTCCTGACGTACGACGCCAATGGCGGCTACGGGCACCGCGACCACGTACGCGTGCACGAGGTCGGTGCCCGCGCGGCGGAGATCGCGCAGACCCCGCGCGTGCTCCAGGCGACCGTGCCGCGCGACCTGATCGCCGGCGCCGTCAAGCTCGTCGCGAAGGTCTACCGCTTTCCTGCGGACTTCGACCCCACGTCCTTCGAGCGCTCCTTCAGCGCGTCATCGGACATCACCCACCGGGTCTCGGTCCGGCGTTACATCGGCGCCAAGCGCGCCTCGATGCGGGCGCACGCCTCGCAGGCCTCTGCAGACGGTGGCGCGGATCGCACGCTCGGGATGTTCCTGAAGATCCCGCGCCCGGCGTACGACCTGATCTTCGGACGTGAGTGGTTCGTCGACCCGACCCACCAGGGGCCGGTCAGCGACGACATCTTCGAGGGGCTGCCGTGA
- a CDS encoding glycosyltransferase family 4 protein, with product MKVALLSDCYLPRLGGIEVQVHDLARHLREAGHTVEAFTATRSDTGARQVTEVIDGITVHRLAIPLPGDMPINPFAPPELRRQLRSGGFDVAHVHMGVVSPFSMDSVRVLLGLGMPTAVTWHCVLAWVAPAVKVMGYVGRWAAKGAALSAVSSVAAEPLHEMVGPDVPISVLPNGIDVARWVAVDRHPHEFVRVVTAMRLAARKRPVQLLEVMQQARELAPDVDIRLEVLGEGQQRGRMERWVADHDAASWVNLPGRLSRDDLHREYIDSDLYIAPADLEAFGIAALEARTTGLPVIGPKHSGITEFVTDGVNGLLVDDDTQMSAAIARLGQDTALRQQMRRHNVTTPPAQAWPSVVGETIALYERATAQRRHRGS from the coding sequence GTGAAGGTGGCCCTGCTGTCGGACTGCTATCTGCCTCGACTGGGCGGCATCGAGGTGCAGGTCCACGATCTCGCGCGCCATCTTCGGGAAGCCGGGCACACCGTCGAGGCCTTCACCGCCACCCGTTCGGACACCGGCGCACGTCAGGTCACCGAGGTGATCGACGGCATCACCGTGCACCGGCTGGCCATCCCACTGCCGGGCGACATGCCGATCAATCCGTTCGCCCCACCCGAGCTGCGTCGCCAGCTGCGCTCCGGCGGGTTCGACGTCGCGCACGTCCACATGGGCGTGGTCAGCCCGTTCTCGATGGACAGCGTCCGCGTGCTCCTCGGGCTGGGGATGCCGACCGCCGTGACCTGGCACTGCGTCCTCGCGTGGGTGGCTCCCGCGGTCAAGGTGATGGGCTACGTCGGTCGTTGGGCGGCCAAGGGCGCCGCGCTCTCTGCGGTGTCGTCCGTGGCGGCCGAACCCCTGCACGAGATGGTCGGTCCGGATGTGCCGATCTCGGTGCTGCCCAACGGGATTGACGTCGCACGCTGGGTTGCCGTCGACCGTCATCCACACGAGTTCGTACGCGTGGTGACGGCCATGCGGCTCGCCGCCCGCAAGCGTCCGGTTCAGCTGCTCGAGGTCATGCAACAGGCGCGCGAGCTCGCGCCCGACGTCGACATCCGTCTCGAGGTGCTGGGGGAGGGTCAGCAGCGAGGGCGTATGGAGCGATGGGTCGCCGACCACGACGCGGCCAGCTGGGTCAACCTGCCGGGTCGCCTCTCCCGGGACGACCTGCATCGCGAGTACATCGACTCCGACCTCTACATCGCACCCGCCGACCTCGAGGCGTTCGGCATCGCCGCCCTGGAGGCACGGACGACCGGGCTGCCGGTGATCGGACCGAAGCACAGCGGCATCACCGAGTTCGTCACCGACGGAGTCAACGGGCTGCTGGTCGACGACGACACCCAGATGTCGGCGGCCATTGCACGACTTGGTCAGGACACGGCCCTGCGACAGCAGATGCGGCGGCACAATGTGACTACGCCGCCGGCACAGGCCTGGCCGTCCGTGGTCGGGGAGACCATCGCGCTCTATGAGCGTGCAACGGCACAGCGGCGGCATAGGGGGAGCTGA
- a CDS encoding NUDIX hydrolase, with amino-acid sequence MAERAITRPPRVHVRGVDRSGSLCHERWLRHGDDPQVVLRAQGWEPSGLVSISTLRSPTLEIALDYRVSRAPKTEPPAYDVPRDDGLRIMEGELPIRYQRVAAYAVVTSTRGTLMSQASHRTSTQGQWGLPGGGLDDGEDPDDAVVREVWEESGQHVRLAGALDVVTQHWVGRAPSRRLEDFHAIRLVYRAVCVAPTEPVVHDVGGTTAAAAWMTDEQLAQADIATWARPLLTRSLA; translated from the coding sequence ATGGCGGAGCGGGCGATCACCAGACCACCACGCGTACACGTACGCGGTGTCGACCGCAGCGGCAGCCTGTGCCACGAGCGGTGGTTGCGCCACGGTGACGACCCGCAGGTGGTGCTGCGCGCGCAGGGCTGGGAGCCCAGCGGCCTGGTCAGCATCAGCACGCTGCGCTCGCCGACCCTGGAGATTGCCCTCGACTACCGGGTGAGCCGCGCCCCCAAGACCGAGCCCCCGGCGTACGACGTCCCGCGCGACGACGGCTTGCGGATCATGGAGGGTGAGCTGCCGATCCGCTACCAGCGCGTCGCGGCCTACGCGGTCGTGACCAGCACGCGCGGCACGCTGATGAGTCAGGCGTCGCACCGCACCTCGACCCAGGGGCAGTGGGGTCTGCCGGGCGGTGGCCTCGATGACGGTGAGGACCCGGACGACGCCGTGGTGCGTGAGGTCTGGGAGGAGAGCGGCCAGCACGTCAGGCTGGCCGGCGCCTTGGATGTGGTGACCCAGCACTGGGTCGGGCGTGCGCCGAGTCGGCGGCTCGAGGACTTCCACGCGATCCGTCTCGTCTACCGCGCGGTCTGCGTGGCACCGACGGAGCCGGTCGTGCACGACGTCGGCGGTACGACCGCTGCCGCCGCCTGGATGACGGACGAGCAGCTCGCCCAGGCCGACATCGCGACCTGGGCGAGACCGCTGCTCACTCGTTCTCTCGCCTGA
- a CDS encoding PspC domain-containing protein, with protein sequence MTDQTPPPGTGQAPPPDSGAQTPPTHDPSGSHFGWQHGQNSQSSHSDAFDRFLNGVRGVGLARNSDDKWIAGVCSGIADRLRVDPLIVRAAFILLGLIFGAGVSLYLIAWCLLPDRRGSIMLERATRHSDGAAIGLMVVTIVVVGSGFGWLWGWGDGWGPGPIVPLLVIGGAGWLYLSRDKHQQPGAPSAPQPYAASSPAPQPYSGASPAQPYAATSSQPYATSSQPYASSPPQYAPTSTGSRTPGSANAPTFTPAGGTSPVSSEPTSSGAGGATPPSDTGVPPYQSGPWTPRPPRARRRKVGGGLTLALLGLAAAGGGATALILDQTSYDDVSGRVGIAAALGVVGLGVFIAGALGRRATFASHIGVLLALVTAVLMILPKGLSLTGSAGDETWTPTAATVASGQHYELSAGQGKLDLSRLGKPTTRTVVPAKISFGHLEVHVPAGVPVEIRTHVGIGSIDLDDSIENEIGWKSSTGGTDLNRTIRVGTQPATLVIDANVGIGQISIEKEPVR encoded by the coding sequence GTGACAGACCAGACTCCTCCCCCCGGCACAGGCCAGGCGCCGCCACCGGACTCGGGAGCTCAGACGCCGCCCACCCATGACCCGTCCGGTTCGCACTTCGGCTGGCAGCACGGCCAGAACTCGCAGTCTTCGCACTCGGACGCCTTCGACAGGTTCCTGAACGGCGTACGCGGCGTCGGTCTGGCCCGCAACTCCGACGACAAGTGGATCGCCGGCGTCTGCTCCGGCATCGCCGACCGGCTGCGGGTGGACCCGCTGATCGTGCGAGCGGCGTTCATCCTGCTCGGTCTGATCTTCGGCGCGGGCGTCTCGCTCTACCTCATCGCCTGGTGCCTGCTGCCGGACCGCCGCGGCTCGATCATGCTCGAGCGCGCCACCCGCCACAGCGACGGCGCCGCCATCGGACTCATGGTCGTCACGATCGTGGTCGTCGGCTCCGGCTTCGGCTGGCTGTGGGGCTGGGGCGACGGCTGGGGACCTGGCCCGATCGTTCCGCTGCTCGTGATCGGTGGCGCCGGCTGGCTCTACCTGTCCCGTGACAAGCACCAGCAGCCAGGCGCCCCGTCGGCGCCGCAGCCGTACGCTGCCTCCTCTCCCGCGCCGCAGCCCTACAGCGGGGCGAGCCCGGCCCAGCCGTACGCCGCCACCTCCTCCCAGCCGTACGCCACCTCCTCCCAGCCGTACGCTTCCTCGCCGCCGCAGTACGCGCCGACGTCGACGGGCAGCCGTACGCCTGGAAGTGCGAACGCGCCCACCTTCACGCCCGCCGGTGGCACCAGTCCGGTGAGCAGCGAGCCGACGTCCTCCGGTGCAGGTGGGGCGACGCCTCCCAGCGACACGGGGGTGCCGCCGTACCAGTCAGGCCCCTGGACACCGAGGCCGCCGCGCGCTCGTCGTCGCAAGGTCGGTGGCGGACTCACCCTCGCGCTGCTCGGCCTCGCCGCTGCCGGCGGCGGTGCGACCGCCCTCATCCTCGACCAGACGTCGTACGACGACGTGTCCGGACGCGTCGGTATCGCCGCTGCGCTCGGTGTGGTCGGGCTCGGCGTGTTCATCGCCGGCGCACTCGGGCGCAGAGCGACCTTCGCCAGCCATATCGGCGTCCTGCTCGCCCTCGTCACCGCGGTCCTGATGATCCTGCCCAAGGGGCTGAGCCTGACCGGTTCGGCAGGCGACGAGACGTGGACGCCGACGGCCGCCACGGTGGCCTCGGGGCAGCACTACGAGCTGTCGGCCGGCCAGGGCAAGCTGGATCTCTCCCGTCTGGGCAAGCCGACCACGCGCACCGTCGTGCCGGCCAAGATCTCCTTCGGCCATCTTGAGGTGCACGTGCCAGCAGGCGTACCGGTCGAGATCCGGACCCACGTGGGCATCGGCTCGATCGACCTGGACGACAGCATCGAGAACGAGATCGGCTGGAAGTCCTCGACCGGTGGGACCGACCTCAACCGCACCATCCGCGTGGGCACTCAGCCCGCAACCCTGGTCATCGACGCCAACGTCGGCATCGGCCAGATCTCGATCGAGAAGGAGCCGGTCCGATGA
- a CDS encoding ATP-binding protein, whose translation MSSPTAPGAPRPLPGAVLPERPPLLRPRHGRVLGGVAEGVSRHLGVPVMAVRVFFVVTGVFFVGLVIYGFLWLTIPQGEQAGAPFHPRNIPKSLLLIGGVIVLGSLGASAFIGANIEPRVVLPVIAIGAGLLITWSMLDRSRREQWLAAGDLTRRESLVRIGIGSLLVLSGLALVASQGRGLSGIRDVAIATLVVLVGTALLAAPFVIRLWDDFRREQTARIRATEKADIAAHLHDSVLQTLALVQRRSDDPMAVQRLARAQERELRQWLYADESPAAATLASAVTAAAHEIEDMHGVPIDLVVTGDRPLDDDGAALVRAVREAMANAVRHAQPPVSAYVEVGQREVEAFVRDHGAGFDLDAVPSDRLGVRESIVGRMDRHGGSATVRRREDGTEVSLRLPLPEGAGPESRPEGSAEEVQS comes from the coding sequence ATGTCCAGCCCCACCGCGCCCGGCGCACCCCGACCCCTGCCCGGGGCCGTGCTGCCCGAGCGACCGCCTCTGCTCCGCCCGCGACACGGGCGCGTGCTCGGCGGCGTCGCCGAGGGAGTGAGCCGTCACCTCGGTGTGCCGGTCATGGCGGTCCGCGTGTTCTTCGTGGTCACGGGCGTGTTCTTCGTCGGCCTGGTGATCTACGGGTTTCTCTGGCTGACGATCCCGCAGGGGGAGCAAGCCGGAGCGCCATTCCACCCGCGCAACATCCCCAAGAGCCTGCTGCTGATCGGCGGCGTCATCGTGCTCGGCTCGTTGGGCGCGTCGGCGTTCATCGGCGCCAACATCGAGCCGCGTGTCGTGCTTCCGGTGATCGCGATCGGCGCCGGCCTCCTGATCACCTGGTCGATGTTGGACCGCTCGCGGCGTGAGCAGTGGCTGGCAGCCGGCGACTTAACTCGCCGAGAGTCGTTGGTACGCATAGGAATTGGCAGCCTGCTCGTTTTGAGCGGCCTTGCTCTCGTGGCCTCGCAAGGGCGTGGCCTGTCGGGCATTCGGGACGTCGCCATCGCGACCCTCGTGGTCCTGGTTGGCACCGCGCTGCTCGCGGCGCCGTTCGTGATCCGCCTCTGGGACGACTTCCGGCGGGAGCAGACCGCGCGCATCCGGGCGACCGAGAAGGCCGACATCGCGGCGCACCTGCACGACTCCGTGCTGCAGACCCTCGCGCTCGTCCAGCGTCGATCGGACGACCCCATGGCTGTGCAGCGCCTGGCGCGTGCCCAGGAACGCGAGCTGCGCCAGTGGCTGTACGCCGATGAGTCGCCCGCCGCTGCCACCCTCGCCTCTGCGGTCACGGCCGCGGCGCACGAGATCGAGGACATGCACGGCGTGCCGATCGACCTGGTCGTCACCGGCGACCGCCCGCTGGACGACGACGGCGCCGCACTGGTGCGTGCTGTGCGCGAGGCGATGGCCAACGCCGTACGCCATGCCCAGCCGCCCGTTTCGGCGTACGTCGAGGTCGGCCAGCGTGAGGTGGAAGCCTTCGTCCGTGACCACGGTGCCGGCTTCGACCTGGACGCTGTGCCGTCGGACCGGCTCGGTGTCCGGGAGTCGATCGTCGGCCGAATGGACCGGCACGGGGGGTCCGCAACGGTGCGACGGCGAGAGGATGGCACTGAGGTGTCCTTGCGCCTGCCGCTTCCAGAAGGAGCAGGGCCCGAGTCTCGTCCAGAAGGATCAGCTGAGGAGGTTCAGTCATGA
- a CDS encoding LuxR C-terminal-related transcriptional regulator, protein MTAEKPPPRIIRIVLVDDHRMFRSGVKAELDETTEVVGEAPDVEAAVAVVRETRPDVVLLDVHLPGGMGNGGSDVVTGCAGLTTEAGEPVRFLALSVSDAAEDVIAVIRSGARGYVTKTISPADLITAIHRVADGDAVFSPRLAGFVLDAFGATAGEVAEVDEELDRLSAREREVMRLIARGYQYKEVAKELFISIKTVETHVSSVLRKLQLSSRHELTSWAMARRLL, encoded by the coding sequence ATGACTGCTGAGAAGCCACCACCACGCATCATCAGGATCGTGCTCGTCGACGACCACCGGATGTTCCGGTCGGGCGTGAAGGCCGAGCTGGACGAGACCACTGAGGTCGTCGGTGAGGCACCCGACGTCGAGGCGGCAGTCGCTGTTGTCCGGGAGACGCGACCGGACGTCGTACTCCTGGATGTTCATCTGCCCGGAGGCATGGGCAACGGTGGCTCCGACGTCGTCACCGGCTGTGCGGGACTGACCACTGAGGCCGGTGAGCCCGTACGCTTCCTGGCCCTGTCCGTGTCCGACGCCGCTGAGGACGTGATCGCCGTGATCCGTTCTGGCGCAAGGGGATACGTCACCAAGACCATCTCGCCGGCGGACCTGATCACGGCGATCCATCGGGTGGCTGATGGCGATGCGGTCTTCTCGCCGCGGCTGGCCGGCTTCGTGCTGGACGCGTTCGGCGCGACGGCCGGTGAGGTCGCCGAGGTGGACGAGGAGCTGGACCGGCTGAGCGCGCGTGAGCGTGAGGTGATGCGGTTGATCGCCCGCGGCTACCAGTACAAGGAAGTTGCCAAGGAGCTGTTCATCTCGATCAAGACGGTCGAGACCCACGTGTCGTCAGTGCTGCGCAAGCTGCAGCTGTCGTCGCGGCACGAGCTCACGTCGTGGGCGATGGCCCGCCGCCTGCTCTGA
- a CDS encoding winged helix-turn-helix domain-containing protein: MPVAAALTQAEARHIWMRAQRLDSRDPFGDAGEGAVSAAVDQLGYVQIDTINVIERCHHHILWSRIPDYRPADLQRAQARDKSVFEYWTHALAYVPTERFRYSLPQMRARRTAPIPSWYSSVTEDDVRRVVRQIRADGPLTIRDFKNDALVEKTHLWASRKPSKAALELAFDRGLLTVSGRDGMVKTYDLPDRHFGWERAPRPATDRQVQAFQLDRALRAQGVVSVESTTHLQKLPARVAMREIIERRVRRKELVPVAIDGAEKVEHWAEPATLDVPPPPPVEELVHVLSPFDPLVIMRKRLSSFFGYDHVFEAYVPKAKRVYGYFTLPVLVGDEVVAAIDLKTDRDQRRLLVQQWTWVGRGNARDHQAAIDAELTRFERFQLGDG, from the coding sequence ATGCCGGTTGCTGCTGCCCTGACCCAGGCCGAGGCGCGCCACATCTGGATGCGCGCTCAGCGGCTGGACTCGCGTGATCCGTTCGGCGACGCCGGCGAAGGCGCAGTGAGCGCCGCCGTCGATCAGCTCGGCTACGTCCAGATCGACACGATCAACGTCATCGAGCGGTGCCACCACCACATCCTGTGGAGCCGCATCCCGGACTATCGGCCGGCGGATCTTCAGCGGGCGCAGGCGCGCGACAAGAGCGTCTTCGAGTACTGGACGCACGCCCTGGCCTACGTCCCGACCGAGCGCTTCCGCTACTCACTGCCGCAGATGCGCGCCCGGCGCACGGCCCCGATCCCGTCCTGGTACTCCTCCGTCACCGAGGACGACGTACGCCGGGTCGTGCGGCAGATCCGTGCCGACGGACCGCTGACGATTCGGGATTTCAAGAACGACGCACTGGTCGAGAAGACTCATCTGTGGGCCAGCCGCAAGCCGTCGAAAGCCGCGCTCGAGCTGGCCTTCGACCGCGGACTCCTCACCGTCAGCGGACGCGACGGGATGGTGAAGACGTACGACCTGCCGGACCGGCACTTCGGCTGGGAGCGGGCGCCGCGGCCGGCGACCGACCGGCAGGTGCAGGCCTTCCAGCTCGACCGGGCACTGCGAGCCCAGGGTGTGGTGAGCGTCGAGTCAACGACGCACCTCCAGAAGCTCCCGGCGAGGGTGGCGATGCGCGAGATCATCGAGAGGCGGGTCCGTCGAAAAGAGCTGGTACCAGTGGCAATCGACGGCGCAGAGAAGGTCGAGCACTGGGCGGAGCCGGCCACCCTGGACGTCCCGCCGCCGCCGCCGGTCGAGGAGCTGGTGCACGTCCTGTCGCCGTTCGACCCGCTGGTGATCATGCGCAAGCGGCTGTCGTCGTTCTTCGGCTACGACCACGTCTTCGAGGCGTACGTGCCGAAGGCCAAGCGGGTCTACGGCTACTTCACGTTGCCAGTGCTCGTGGGTGATGAGGTCGTCGCCGCGATCGACCTGAAGACCGACCGTGACCAGCGCAGGCTGCTGGTGCAGCAGTGGACGTGGGTCGGCCGTGGCAACGCCCGAGATCACCAGGCGGCGATCGATGCAGAGCTGACCCGTTTCGAGCGCTTCCAGCTCGGCGACGGCTGA
- a CDS encoding GAF domain-containing protein produces MGHNVVRPMVTESWMRSAAAGVRVDEGEAPITLPDDELGDYRAAHPLSLAIPLLEDVLGEAARASDALMAVSDEHGQLLWLCGTPDTLRRAEGIGFVEGSSWDERVAGTNAPGTALALDRPVQVIRAEHFRSSVQSWSCAAAPIHDLSSGALLGILDVTGGDQIVVPQTMAMLRAAARLAEIELARPDLEHPRLVLPGGSGGPRLEASGLGRASAEVHIGGRGHRLGPRHSEMIVLLAEAPDGLSGDEMACGLYESGTANSTVRAETIRLKRVLGEDVLRSRPYRLHADLVTDWTAIEARLAVGDVIGAVRAYRGPLLPHSDAPGVVKVRDRVHLALANAVVSSGRADLLSTWTRSVWGADDLTAWEALNAALPVASPMRRLAQAQVDRIDTELG; encoded by the coding sequence ATGGGTCACAACGTCGTGCGACCGATGGTGACGGAGTCGTGGATGCGCTCCGCGGCCGCCGGCGTACGCGTCGACGAGGGCGAGGCGCCGATCACGCTGCCCGATGACGAGCTCGGCGACTACCGCGCTGCCCACCCGCTCTCGCTCGCGATCCCGCTGCTGGAGGACGTCCTCGGAGAGGCGGCCCGCGCCAGCGACGCCCTGATGGCGGTCTCCGACGAGCACGGTCAGCTGCTCTGGCTGTGCGGTACGCCGGACACCCTGCGTCGCGCGGAGGGCATCGGCTTCGTGGAGGGCAGCTCCTGGGACGAACGTGTCGCGGGCACCAATGCTCCAGGGACAGCACTCGCGCTGGACCGCCCGGTGCAGGTCATCCGGGCCGAGCACTTCCGGTCGTCGGTGCAGTCGTGGTCATGTGCAGCGGCGCCGATCCACGACCTCAGCTCGGGCGCGCTGCTGGGCATCCTGGACGTCACGGGAGGCGACCAGATCGTCGTACCCCAGACCATGGCGATGCTGCGCGCCGCCGCTCGGCTCGCCGAGATCGAGCTCGCGCGCCCCGACCTCGAGCATCCCCGCCTCGTCCTGCCCGGAGGGAGCGGCGGTCCGCGGCTCGAGGCGAGCGGGCTCGGTCGAGCCAGCGCCGAGGTCCACATCGGTGGGCGCGGGCACCGGCTCGGCCCACGGCACAGCGAGATGATCGTGCTGCTCGCGGAGGCACCCGACGGCCTCTCTGGCGACGAAATGGCTTGCGGTCTCTACGAATCCGGCACTGCAAACTCGACTGTTCGGGCCGAGACGATCCGGCTGAAGCGGGTGCTGGGCGAGGACGTGCTGCGCTCGCGGCCCTACCGACTACACGCCGATCTGGTCACCGACTGGACCGCCATCGAGGCGCGTCTCGCGGTGGGCGACGTGATCGGTGCCGTACGCGCCTACCGAGGCCCGCTGCTGCCTCACTCGGACGCGCCGGGCGTGGTCAAGGTGCGCGATCGCGTACACCTCGCCCTGGCGAACGCCGTCGTCAGCAGCGGTCGGGCGGACCTGCTGTCGACCTGGACCCGCAGCGTCTGGGGTGCCGATGACCTGACCGCATGGGAGGCGTTGAACGCCGCCCTGCCCGTGGCCTCGCCGATGCGCCGGCTCGCCCAGGCTCAGGTCGATCGGATCGACACCGAGCTCGGCTGA